A window from Opitutia bacterium ISCC 52 encodes these proteins:
- a CDS encoding alpha/beta hydrolase — MRSTLLLFIALLGAPLTTQAADPDVFDLWPGEAPGEIKDLPPEGDTTGEDGRKVAGKSVIRLGNVSTPQIAVYKPAAGKNSETAVIVAPGGGYNILAYDLEGTEVVQWLNSVGVTAILLKYRVPRRHPEQHMKWKAGVQDAQRAVSVVRSRAKDLGIDPNKIGLMGFSAGAHASGMATLLNTRQYPWVDGHDQFSYKPNFTGLIYLGYNLHDEPGVEFSPDLPPFFMAVSQDDSDRGILCAQLFVELKKVDVPSELHIYENGGHGYGLRPTGKPVTGWNHDMAAWMKQIGMVK, encoded by the coding sequence ATGAGATCTACCCTACTACTATTTATCGCTCTCCTCGGAGCTCCATTGACAACGCAAGCAGCCGACCCGGATGTATTTGATCTTTGGCCAGGCGAAGCCCCCGGAGAAATAAAAGACCTACCTCCAGAAGGCGATACAACTGGAGAAGACGGTAGAAAGGTTGCCGGAAAAAGTGTCATTCGTTTAGGCAATGTTTCCACGCCTCAAATCGCTGTCTATAAACCTGCAGCAGGAAAAAATAGTGAAACAGCTGTCATCGTTGCGCCAGGAGGTGGCTACAACATTCTCGCTTACGATTTAGAAGGGACCGAAGTTGTCCAATGGCTCAACTCAGTAGGGGTAACAGCAATTCTTCTAAAATACCGCGTTCCCAGACGGCACCCTGAACAACACATGAAGTGGAAGGCTGGCGTACAAGATGCTCAACGAGCTGTAAGCGTAGTCCGCAGTCGCGCCAAAGATTTGGGCATTGATCCAAATAAAATTGGTCTCATGGGATTCTCCGCAGGTGCCCATGCATCTGGAATGGCAACACTACTAAATACCCGTCAATACCCCTGGGTTGACGGACATGACCAGTTTTCCTACAAACCCAATTTCACGGGACTCATCTATCTTGGTTATAACCTACACGACGAACCCGGCGTAGAGTTCTCCCCAGATTTACCACCTTTCTTCATGGCCGTATCACAGGACGACAGTGATCGGGGCATTTTGTGCGCCCAATTATTTGTCGAACTTAAGAAGGTCGATGTACCCTCTGAACTGCACATCTATGAAAATGGAGGCCATGGCTATGGGCTGCGTCCAACTGGTAAACCAGTCACCGGTTGGAATCACGATATGGCAGCGTGGATGAAACAGATTGGAATGGTGAAGTAA
- a CDS encoding low molecular weight phosphotyrosine protein phosphatase gives MDPYKVLFVCWGNICRSPAAHCVFQKKIFERGLEDQIACDSAGTINAHAGNSPDSRMQKAGARRSIPFFGHSRKYQTSDFHEFDLILAMDHSNLADLQSAWPSDDCRAELKLFGHFVNAKSPPEVPDPYYGGSQGFDIVLDMVEEGCDQLIEHILNR, from the coding sequence ATGGACCCTTACAAAGTGTTATTTGTCTGCTGGGGCAATATATGCCGCTCACCAGCAGCTCATTGTGTTTTCCAGAAGAAGATTTTCGAGCGAGGCCTCGAAGACCAAATCGCCTGCGATTCAGCTGGTACGATCAATGCCCATGCCGGAAATTCACCCGATTCCCGAATGCAAAAAGCAGGTGCACGCCGCTCAATTCCCTTTTTTGGTCATTCGAGAAAGTATCAAACCAGTGACTTCCATGAATTTGATCTCATTCTTGCTATGGATCACAGCAACCTTGCGGATCTCCAATCCGCCTGGCCATCCGATGATTGCCGAGCAGAACTGAAACTCTTCGGACATTTCGTAAATGCCAAATCGCCACCGGAAGTCCCTGACCCCTATTATGGAGGTAGCCAAGGGTTTGATATCGTACTGGATATGGTCGAGGAGGGTTGCGATCAACTGATCGAGCATATTTTGAACCGCTAG
- a CDS encoding SWIM zinc finger family protein: protein MDTRLLRRNCDCPTSQIPTHADAWPCSHRAWLHRH, encoded by the coding sequence ATGGATACCCGATTACTTCGTAGAAATTGCGATTGCCCAACAAGCCAGATTCCAACGCACGCGGATGCATGGCCATGTAGCCATAGGGCGTGGCTTCATCGTCACTAA
- a CDS encoding fructosamine kinase family protein, whose protein sequence is MSDQLNKPIAYRSHRSVSGGCIHTASALETSDGYFFIKANQADRLTMFSAEAQGLEAIRATDTIRCPEVYFHDLIDDQAVLVMEYIPMESAQPGSMQELGAQLATMHQAEMEYFGWSIDNNIGLTSQKNSRETDWITFFRKHRLEFQMNLCELKGLCIPGKETLLKHLGEFFEDYAPHPSLLHGDLWGGNVGFDEDGHPILFDPGCYFGDREADLAFTEMFGGFSGEFYKAYEESYPIHEGYSHRKRLYNIYHELNHFYLFGGGYGNQAKETVSFLLSLLDH, encoded by the coding sequence TTGTCAGATCAACTCAACAAGCCAATCGCGTATAGGTCTCACCGATCCGTGTCAGGCGGATGCATTCACACTGCCAGTGCTTTAGAAACCAGCGACGGCTATTTCTTTATTAAAGCTAATCAGGCAGACAGGCTTACCATGTTTTCAGCAGAAGCACAGGGACTGGAAGCCATCCGTGCGACTGATACCATCCGCTGCCCTGAAGTCTACTTTCATGACTTGATAGATGATCAAGCCGTTCTCGTCATGGAATATATTCCGATGGAAAGTGCTCAACCCGGAAGTATGCAAGAGCTCGGAGCACAACTTGCGACTATGCACCAAGCTGAAATGGAATATTTTGGCTGGTCAATCGACAACAACATCGGACTCACTTCACAAAAAAACAGTCGCGAAACTGATTGGATAACATTTTTCAGGAAACACCGGCTCGAGTTCCAAATGAATCTGTGCGAGCTGAAAGGACTTTGCATTCCAGGGAAAGAAACGCTCTTGAAACACCTGGGAGAATTCTTCGAGGACTATGCCCCACACCCCTCCCTCCTTCATGGGGACCTCTGGGGAGGAAATGTCGGTTTTGACGAGGATGGGCATCCAATACTTTTTGACCCGGGCTGCTATTTTGGAGACCGCGAAGCAGACCTGGCATTCACAGAGATGTTTGGAGGCTTTAGTGGGGAATTCTATAAAGCCTACGAGGAGTCATACCCCATCCACGAAGGGTACTCCCATCGGAAACGACTCTACAACATCTACCACGAGTTGAACCACTTCTACCTCTTTGGTGGTGGGTATGGGAACCAAGCCAAGGAAACCGTCAGTTTCCTCCTAAGTCTCTTAGATCATTGA